A region from the Mycolicibacterium litorale genome encodes:
- the dapD gene encoding 2,3,4,5-tetrahydropyridine-2,6-dicarboxylate N-succinyltransferase — MTSAAGIGLATIAADGTVLDTWFPAPELGDDLGEPGTVRMSVAEVPAEIGELTGRDEDRDVDLVAVRTVIDLQDKPADGYDAYLRLHLLSHRLITPHGANMDGIFGVLANVVWTNHGPVAVEGFETVRARLRRRGIVTVFGIDKFPRMVDYVTPTGVRIADADRVRLGAHLAPGTTVMHEGFVNYNAGTLGSSMVEGRISAGVVVDDGSDVGGGASIMGTLSGGGKEVISVGKRCLLGANAGVGISLGDDCVVEAGLYVTAGTKVQTADGQTVKARELSGTNNLLFRRNSVTGTVEVVKRDGTGITLNEALHAN; from the coding sequence GTGACTTCAGCTGCAGGAATCGGCCTTGCCACCATCGCCGCCGACGGAACCGTCCTCGACACCTGGTTTCCGGCCCCCGAACTGGGCGACGACCTCGGTGAGCCCGGCACCGTGCGGATGTCGGTCGCGGAGGTGCCCGCCGAAATCGGCGAGCTGACCGGCCGCGACGAGGACCGCGACGTCGACCTCGTCGCCGTCCGCACCGTCATCGACCTGCAGGACAAGCCCGCCGACGGGTACGACGCCTACCTGCGGTTGCACCTGCTGTCGCACCGGCTGATCACGCCGCACGGCGCCAACATGGACGGGATCTTCGGGGTGCTGGCCAACGTCGTGTGGACCAACCACGGGCCCGTCGCGGTCGAGGGTTTCGAGACCGTGCGCGCCCGGCTGCGCCGCCGCGGCATCGTCACCGTGTTCGGAATCGACAAGTTCCCGCGGATGGTCGACTACGTGACGCCGACGGGTGTGCGCATCGCCGACGCCGACCGCGTCCGGCTGGGTGCGCACCTGGCCCCGGGCACGACCGTGATGCACGAGGGCTTCGTCAACTACAACGCGGGCACGCTGGGGTCGTCGATGGTCGAGGGCCGCATCTCGGCGGGTGTGGTGGTCGACGACGGCTCCGACGTCGGTGGCGGCGCCTCGATCATGGGCACCCTGTCGGGCGGCGGCAAGGAGGTCATCTCCGTCGGCAAGCGCTGCCTGCTCGGCGCCAACGCCGGCGTGGGCATCTCGCTCGGTGACGACTGTGTGGTCGAGGCCGGCCTGTACGTCACCGCGGGCACCAAGGTGCAGACGGCTGACGGGCAGACCGTCAAGGCGCGCGAGCTTTCGGGCACGAACAACCTGCTGTTCCGGCGCAATTCGGTGACCGGCACCGTCGAGGTGGTCAAGCGCGACGGTACCGGCATCACGCTCAACGAGGCGCTGCACGCGAACTGA
- a CDS encoding sulfite exporter TauE/SafE family protein has protein sequence MTAATGLALGALIGVLLGLLGGGGSILAVPALVYGMGLDIEQAIPVSLIVVGTASAVGALPKVRAGQVQWRMAAMFAATGIPATIAGGALSRHVPQPALMIGFAILMAVAGARLLLDDGRTGTACAVGAGAVNWRRCVPRSLAAGLLVGALTGLFGVGGGFLIVPALVVVLGVEMATAVGTSLLIIVANSVAGVLTHLHAIAIDWSSTAAFVAAAMVASLIAGHVGARVDTDRLQRWFAYLVFAVAAYVVVDTVLLR, from the coding sequence GTGACCGCCGCGACGGGCCTGGCCCTTGGGGCGCTGATCGGCGTACTGCTCGGCCTGCTGGGCGGCGGGGGTTCCATCCTCGCCGTCCCGGCGCTGGTCTATGGGATGGGTCTGGACATCGAGCAGGCGATACCGGTTTCGCTGATCGTTGTCGGGACCGCCTCCGCCGTCGGCGCACTGCCGAAAGTCCGTGCAGGACAGGTGCAGTGGCGGATGGCGGCCATGTTCGCGGCGACAGGAATCCCCGCGACGATCGCGGGCGGCGCCCTCAGCAGGCACGTGCCGCAGCCGGCCCTGATGATCGGGTTCGCGATCCTGATGGCCGTCGCGGGCGCGCGGCTGCTGCTCGACGACGGCCGAACCGGTACGGCGTGCGCCGTCGGGGCGGGAGCGGTGAACTGGCGCCGCTGCGTACCGCGGTCCCTGGCGGCAGGCCTGCTCGTCGGTGCGCTGACCGGACTGTTCGGGGTCGGCGGCGGATTCCTCATCGTGCCGGCGCTCGTGGTGGTGCTGGGCGTCGAGATGGCCACGGCGGTCGGCACGTCGCTGCTGATCATCGTCGCGAACTCCGTCGCGGGCGTGCTGACCCACCTGCACGCGATCGCGATCGACTGGTCGAGCACCGCGGCGTTCGTCGCGGCGGCCATGGTGGCGTCGCTGATCGCCGGTCACGTCGGCGCCAGGGTGGACACCGACCGCCTGCAGCGGTGGTTCGCCTACCTGGTGTTCGCCGTCGCGGCCTACGTCGTCGTCGACACCGTGCTCCTACGCTAG
- a CDS encoding MBL fold metallo-hydrolase, with the protein MILEQYYIECLSHASYLIGDETSGRAVVVDPRRDIAEYLADARRYGLTIEGVINTHFHADFVSGHLELVDATGAWIGFGDAAQTDYPIRRLAHGEHLSLGEVDLEILSTPGHTWESISILVRERADAEPSAVLTGDSLFIGDVGRPDLVNIGDSSTADLARAMYRTIHETLMTLPDSVTVMPAHGAGSSCGKNLSTELTSTIGEQRVSNPSVQPMSEEAFVAMLTHGQPAAPAYFASDAAMNKRVHPLLRQDRTVPEMTAQQIRAALEAGVRVVDARSVDDFAAGHLRGTVNVGFDGRFAETGGMVAEVGEPVALITYPGDEQEAALRLARVGSDNVLGYLNVGRDGQFPAAIGDLVQTAPRTTVTELDRLLADDAVILIDIRNPGERESGAIPGSLPIPLAQLRSRIDEVPDGKPIVLHCAGGWRSSVAASLLRANGFDQVSDLLGGYHAWSDVHATV; encoded by the coding sequence ATGATCCTCGAGCAGTACTACATCGAATGTCTGTCCCACGCCTCGTACCTGATCGGCGACGAGACCAGCGGGCGAGCGGTCGTCGTCGACCCGCGTCGCGACATCGCCGAATACCTGGCCGATGCGCGCCGGTACGGCCTGACGATCGAAGGCGTCATCAACACCCACTTCCACGCCGACTTCGTCTCCGGCCATCTCGAACTCGTCGACGCCACGGGCGCCTGGATCGGGTTCGGCGACGCCGCGCAGACCGACTATCCGATTCGCAGACTCGCCCACGGGGAGCACCTGTCGCTCGGTGAGGTCGACCTGGAGATCCTGTCCACTCCCGGGCACACCTGGGAGTCGATCAGCATCCTCGTGCGCGAACGCGCCGACGCGGAGCCGTCCGCCGTGCTGACCGGCGACTCGCTGTTCATCGGCGACGTCGGCCGCCCGGACCTCGTCAACATCGGGGACAGCTCGACCGCCGACCTCGCCCGGGCGATGTATCGCACCATCCACGAGACGCTCATGACACTGCCCGACTCCGTGACGGTCATGCCCGCCCATGGCGCCGGTTCGTCGTGCGGCAAGAACCTGTCGACCGAACTGACCTCGACGATCGGAGAGCAACGGGTGAGCAATCCCTCGGTGCAGCCGATGAGCGAGGAGGCCTTCGTCGCGATGCTCACCCACGGACAGCCCGCGGCGCCCGCCTATTTCGCCTCCGACGCCGCCATGAACAAGCGAGTGCACCCGTTACTCCGGCAGGACCGCACGGTGCCCGAGATGACGGCGCAGCAGATCCGGGCCGCCCTCGAGGCCGGCGTCCGCGTCGTGGACGCCCGCAGCGTCGACGACTTCGCCGCCGGACACCTGCGCGGCACGGTCAACGTCGGCTTCGACGGCCGCTTCGCCGAGACCGGCGGCATGGTCGCCGAAGTCGGCGAACCCGTCGCGTTGATCACCTATCCCGGTGACGAGCAGGAGGCGGCGCTGCGGTTGGCGCGCGTGGGCTCGGACAACGTGCTCGGCTACCTCAACGTCGGCCGTGACGGTCAATTCCCCGCCGCCATAGGCGATCTGGTGCAGACCGCACCCCGGACGACCGTGACCGAGCTCGACCGTCTGCTCGCCGACGATGCCGTCATCCTGATCGACATCCGCAACCCGGGAGAGCGCGAGAGCGGCGCCATCCCCGGCTCGCTGCCGATCCCGCTCGCACAGTTGCGATCCCGGATCGACGAGGTGCCCGATGGCAAGCCGATCGTCCTGCACTGCGCCGGAGGCTGGCGGTCGAGTGTGGCCGCGTCATTGCTGCGCGCCAACGGTTTCGATCAGGTCTCCGATCTGCTCGGCGGATACCACGCCTGGTCCGACGTCCACGCCACCGTCTGA
- a CDS encoding metal-sensitive transcriptional regulator, whose product MVGDQEAIDAVLNRLRRAQGQLSGVISMIEQGRDCKDVVTQLAAVSRALDRAGFKIVATGLRECVAGEGSDGRDPMTVAELEKLFLALA is encoded by the coding sequence ATGGTCGGCGACCAGGAAGCCATCGACGCGGTCCTCAACCGGCTCCGCCGGGCACAGGGTCAACTCTCCGGGGTGATCTCGATGATCGAGCAGGGCCGCGACTGCAAGGACGTCGTGACTCAGCTCGCGGCGGTGTCGCGCGCGCTCGACCGCGCCGGATTCAAGATCGTCGCGACCGGTCTGCGGGAATGCGTCGCGGGCGAAGGTTCCGACGGCCGGGACCCGATGACCGTCGCCGAACTCGAGAAGTTGTTCCTCGCGTTGGCCTGA
- a CDS encoding DUF302 domain-containing protein, translating to MSIALSTSLNTTFDDAVARTREALSEQGFGVLTEIDVQSTLKNKLGEDMENYLILGACNPPLAHRAIGVDRQIGLLLPCNVVVRSDPSDPQTTLVEAMNPQMLVDVTGEPQLQPIAEEVTERLQAAIDALASD from the coding sequence ATGAGCATCGCACTGTCCACCAGCTTGAACACCACCTTCGACGACGCTGTGGCGCGCACCCGGGAAGCGCTGTCCGAACAGGGTTTCGGCGTCCTCACCGAGATCGACGTCCAGTCGACGCTGAAGAACAAACTCGGTGAGGACATGGAGAACTATCTGATCCTCGGTGCCTGCAATCCCCCACTGGCCCACCGCGCCATCGGAGTCGACCGGCAGATCGGCCTGCTGCTGCCGTGCAACGTGGTGGTGCGCAGCGATCCGTCCGATCCGCAGACCACGCTCGTCGAGGCGATGAATCCGCAGATGCTGGTGGACGTCACCGGCGAACCGCAACTGCAGCCGATCGCCGAAGAGGTCACCGAGCGGCTACAGGCGGCGATCGACGCGCTGGCGAGCGACTGA
- a CDS encoding VOC family protein: MGLRFTDLCVDAADTQALGSWWAEVLGYRQETTDDGDVILRPPAGGGPNLLFLAVQDEKVVKNRLHIDLTPDDQEAEVDRLIGLGARRVDIGQGEQSWVVLADPEGNEFCVLAADG; this comes from the coding sequence ATGGGTCTGAGGTTCACCGATCTCTGTGTCGACGCCGCCGACACCCAGGCCCTCGGCAGCTGGTGGGCCGAGGTGCTCGGGTACCGGCAGGAGACGACCGACGACGGCGACGTCATCCTGCGCCCGCCCGCCGGCGGGGGCCCGAACCTGCTGTTCCTGGCCGTCCAGGACGAGAAGGTGGTCAAGAACCGCCTGCACATCGACCTCACCCCCGACGATCAGGAGGCCGAGGTGGACCGGCTGATCGGGCTGGGCGCCCGCCGGGTCGACATCGGACAGGGCGAGCAGAGCTGGGTCGTGCTGGCCGACCCCGAGGGCAACGAGTTCTGCGTACTCGCCGCGGACGGCTGA
- a CDS encoding acyl-CoA synthetase has product MLLTSLNPAAVAGGADIPDAVTIGDTVLSRSDLVGAATSVAERVGRAHRVAVLATPTPATVLALTGCLIAGVPVVPVPADVGVAERRHILTDSGAQAWLGDMPDDTDLPHIPVRLHARSWHRYAEPHPDAAALIIYTSGTTGPPKGVVISRRAIAADLDALADAWQWTAEDTLVHGLPLYHVHGLVLGLLGSLRIGNRFVHTGRPTPEAYARAQGTLYFGVPTVWSRIAADESAARALGSARLLVSGSAPLPVPVFDRVAALTGHQPVERYGSTESLITLSTRVDGERRPGWVGLPLTGVQTRLVGDDGAPVPHDGETIARLELRGPMLFDGYLNRPDATADVFDDGWYRTGDVAVVDADGMHRIVGRESVDLIKTGGYRVGAGEIETVLLGHGGVDEVAVVGVPDDDLGQRIVAFVVGDAAPDVLIAYVAEQLSVHKRPREVRIVDRLPRNAMGKVLKKELAQWV; this is encoded by the coding sequence GTGTTGCTGACCTCGCTGAACCCCGCCGCGGTCGCCGGCGGCGCCGACATCCCCGACGCGGTCACGATCGGGGACACCGTGCTCAGCCGCAGTGATCTCGTCGGTGCCGCGACGTCGGTCGCCGAACGGGTCGGCCGCGCCCACCGCGTCGCGGTGCTCGCCACCCCGACGCCCGCGACAGTGCTCGCTCTCACGGGCTGCCTGATCGCCGGCGTCCCCGTCGTCCCCGTCCCGGCCGACGTGGGCGTCGCCGAGCGCCGCCACATCCTCACCGACTCGGGCGCGCAGGCCTGGCTCGGCGACATGCCGGACGACACCGACCTGCCGCACATCCCCGTCCGGCTGCACGCCCGGTCGTGGCACCGCTACGCCGAACCCCACCCCGATGCCGCGGCGCTGATCATCTACACCTCCGGCACCACCGGCCCACCGAAGGGCGTGGTGATCAGCCGTCGGGCGATCGCGGCCGACCTCGACGCCCTGGCCGACGCGTGGCAGTGGACCGCCGAGGACACCCTGGTCCACGGTCTGCCGCTCTACCACGTGCACGGTCTGGTGCTGGGGCTTCTGGGCTCACTGCGCATCGGCAACCGCTTCGTCCACACCGGCCGCCCCACGCCGGAGGCCTACGCGCGGGCTCAGGGCACGCTCTACTTCGGGGTGCCGACAGTGTGGTCCCGTATCGCCGCCGACGAAAGCGCCGCGCGCGCACTGGGATCGGCGCGGCTTCTGGTGTCGGGCAGTGCGCCGCTACCTGTTCCGGTGTTCGACCGGGTGGCCGCACTGACCGGTCATCAACCGGTCGAACGCTACGGCAGCACCGAATCGCTGATCACGCTGAGCACCCGGGTCGACGGTGAGCGCAGGCCCGGGTGGGTCGGCCTGCCGTTGACGGGTGTGCAGACCCGTCTGGTCGGCGACGACGGCGCACCGGTGCCTCACGACGGGGAAACCATTGCGCGCCTCGAGCTCCGCGGGCCGATGCTGTTCGACGGCTACCTCAACCGGCCGGACGCCACCGCAGACGTCTTCGACGACGGCTGGTACCGCACCGGCGACGTGGCGGTCGTCGACGCCGACGGAATGCACCGCATCGTCGGCCGGGAGTCGGTCGACCTCATCAAGACCGGTGGGTACCGGGTCGGGGCGGGTGAGATCGAGACAGTCCTGCTCGGCCATGGCGGTGTCGACGAGGTGGCGGTGGTGGGTGTTCCCGACGACGACCTGGGGCAGCGCATCGTCGCATTCGTGGTGGGCGATGCCGCACCGGACGTCTTGATCGCCTATGTGGCCGAACAGCTTTCTGTGCACAAGCGTCCGCGTGAGGTCCGCATCGTCGACCGCCTGCCGCGCAATGCGATGGGCAAGGTGCTCAAGAAGGAGCTGGCGCAATGGGTCTGA
- a CDS encoding NUDIX domain-containing protein: MDSIRRVSSREVYRNNWLKLREDDIRRPDGSDGIYAVVDKPTYALVIACDGDRLKLVEQFRYPLGLRRWEFPQGTAPGRADMEPVELAARELREETGLRAGTITKLGLLDVAPGMSSQRGWVFLATDLTEGDHEREHEEQDMRSAWFTRDEFERMVGDGEITDAQSIAAYGMLLLRERSGS, encoded by the coding sequence GTGGATTCGATCCGGCGGGTGTCGTCGCGCGAGGTGTACCGGAACAACTGGCTGAAGTTGCGCGAGGACGACATCCGTCGCCCGGACGGCAGCGACGGGATCTACGCCGTCGTCGACAAACCGACTTACGCGTTGGTGATCGCGTGCGACGGTGACCGGTTGAAGCTGGTCGAGCAGTTTCGCTATCCCCTGGGGTTGCGCCGCTGGGAGTTCCCGCAGGGCACCGCGCCAGGGCGGGCCGACATGGAACCGGTCGAGTTGGCCGCGCGGGAGTTGCGTGAGGAGACCGGGTTGCGCGCGGGCACCATCACCAAGCTGGGGTTGCTCGACGTGGCGCCGGGGATGAGCAGTCAGCGCGGGTGGGTGTTCCTCGCCACCGATCTCACCGAGGGCGACCACGAACGGGAACACGAAGAGCAGGACATGCGCAGCGCCTGGTTCACGCGCGACGAGTTCGAGCGAATGGTCGGCGACGGGGAGATCACCGACGCGCAGTCGATCGCGGCCTACGGCATGCTGCTCCTGCGGGAGCGATCGGGCTCCTGA
- a CDS encoding DUF222 domain-containing protein — MLVSVPGPSIESMFDGSLPEIGGMRTLTDRELITAAAGWGRAENAAAARKLAAMAELFRRRTGCDDATDRHHWFVDPEASAVSELAAAQNITESLAMFQTHRAVMLADRLPQVGALFTAGLISDQLVRTIVGRTALITDPTLMAAVDADLATQIATWGPKSANKTTAAIDAIVETHDPAARRRVKDAENERDVQFGFLSDAAGFMTLWARMYAPDGAALEQRVTDLAHSVCPDDPRTADERRNDALAAIATGTPIRCECDNPDCPTTSNSQPTKDVTIHIVTTDHTLTHAQNNPTAAEARTISRRLGRSRAGARKAHARNGMPTPAAPHPNPTTDPQPRSKNSSAAATSPAASPAATNPPTPPTSTTPSPTPTDPPARPTSKPSAENTTSSKPSGPAPPAGPTTNSPTAPSCGPPPAATPTPPTPAAPCCSPPCAPPPHPHPNHPPPNQTRTAASTCPNAATPAPKTAPAASTPNANSTTTSPPNATNPHPSDGCDDIRRPAGSAPVWMTKRPSKT; from the coding sequence GTGCTCGTGTCGGTGCCAGGACCTAGTATCGAAAGCATGTTCGATGGTTCGTTACCCGAGATCGGCGGCATGCGCACACTCACCGACCGTGAGCTGATCACCGCCGCCGCCGGCTGGGGACGCGCCGAAAACGCCGCCGCCGCCCGCAAACTGGCCGCCATGGCCGAACTGTTCCGCCGCCGCACCGGCTGCGACGACGCCACCGACCGCCACCACTGGTTCGTCGACCCCGAAGCCAGCGCCGTCAGCGAACTGGCCGCCGCCCAGAACATCACCGAATCACTGGCCATGTTCCAAACCCACCGCGCCGTCATGCTCGCCGACCGCCTCCCCCAAGTCGGCGCCCTGTTCACCGCCGGACTGATCAGCGACCAACTCGTGCGCACCATCGTCGGGCGCACCGCCCTGATCACCGACCCCACCCTGATGGCCGCCGTCGACGCCGACCTCGCCACCCAGATCGCCACCTGGGGACCCAAATCGGCCAACAAGACCACCGCCGCCATCGACGCCATCGTCGAAACCCACGACCCCGCCGCGCGGCGACGGGTCAAAGACGCCGAAAACGAACGCGACGTCCAATTCGGCTTCCTCAGCGACGCCGCCGGCTTCATGACCCTGTGGGCCCGCATGTACGCCCCCGACGGCGCCGCACTCGAACAACGCGTCACCGACCTCGCCCACTCGGTATGCCCCGACGACCCCCGCACCGCCGACGAACGCCGCAACGACGCCCTGGCCGCCATCGCCACCGGCACCCCCATACGCTGCGAATGCGACAACCCCGACTGCCCCACCACCAGCAACAGCCAACCCACCAAAGACGTCACCATCCACATCGTCACCACCGACCACACCCTCACCCACGCCCAAAACAACCCCACCGCGGCCGAAGCCCGCACAATCAGTCGACGCCTCGGCCGATCCCGAGCCGGAGCCCGGAAAGCCCACGCCCGCAACGGCATGCCCACCCCGGCAGCGCCCCACCCGAACCCCACTACCGACCCTCAGCCACGCTCCAAGAATTCATCCGCTGCCGCGACCTCACCTGCCGCTTCCCCGGCTGCGACAAACCCGCCCACACCGCCGACATCGACCACACCATCCCCTACCCCCACGGACCCACCTGCGCGTCCAACCTCAAAACCCTCTGCCGAAAACACCACCTCCTCAAAACCTTCTGGACCGGCACCACCGGCTGGACCGACCACCAACTCCCCGACGGCACCATCCTGTGGACCTCCCCCAGCGGCCACACCTACACCACCCACCCCGGCAGCACCCTGCTGTTCCCCACCCTGTGCACCCCCACCGCACCCACACCCCAACCACCCGCCGCCGAACCAAACCCGAACCGCGGCCTCAACATGCCCAAACGCCGCCACACCCGCACCCAAGACCGCGCCCGCCGCATCCACGCCGAACGCAAACTCAACGACCACCTCACCACCGAACGCAACAAACCCCCACCCTTCTGACGGGTGCGATGACATACGACGGCCGGCCGGGTCTGCACCGGTATGGATGACGAAACGGCCATCAAAGACCTGA
- a CDS encoding YybH family protein has translation MDDETAIKDLITRWVDAVGNCDLDGVLVDHAPDIVMFDVPPPDDGIRGLDAYRDSWPAFFDFQRSGAVFELLELDITAGQEVAFAWALLRCGTPADLAANPDTRLRLTIGLRKDNGRWRVTHEHHSFCLR, from the coding sequence ATGGATGACGAAACGGCCATCAAAGACCTGATCACCCGTTGGGTGGACGCGGTCGGCAACTGCGACCTCGACGGTGTGCTGGTCGACCACGCCCCCGACATCGTGATGTTCGACGTGCCTCCGCCCGACGACGGCATCCGAGGCCTCGACGCCTACCGCGACAGTTGGCCCGCGTTCTTCGATTTCCAACGCAGCGGGGCAGTCTTCGAACTCCTCGAGCTGGACATCACAGCCGGACAGGAGGTCGCATTCGCCTGGGCGCTGCTGCGCTGTGGCACACCGGCAGACCTCGCCGCCAACCCGGACACCCGGCTACGGCTCACCATCGGGCTGCGCAAGGACAACGGCCGTTGGCGCGTCACTCACGAGCACCACTCCTTCTGCCTGCGGTAA
- a CDS encoding proline dehydrogenase family protein → MGAFQQIARPVILAAARSQTLRHTAERLPVTRGVVHRFVPGESIDEASYCVAGLRKSGRMVSVDYLGEDVTDADAATATVEAYVKLLDALGRRDEPTGGVRPLEVSMKLSALGQALPRDGRKIALENAHTICAHAQRVGVWVTVDAEDHTTTDSTLSIVRELRTEFDWLGTVLQAYLRRTAQDCEEFAASGARIRLCKGAYDEPKSVAYREADAVTDNYLRCLETLMAGRGYPMVASHDPAVIDAVPGLAAAHGRGPGDFEYQMLFGIRDQEQQRLADAGNAVRVYVPFGTEWYGYFVRRLAERPANLAFFLRALASH, encoded by the coding sequence ATGGGCGCCTTCCAGCAGATCGCGCGTCCGGTGATCCTGGCCGCCGCCCGCTCGCAGACGCTGCGCCACACGGCGGAACGCCTTCCGGTGACGAGGGGAGTGGTGCACCGGTTCGTGCCCGGCGAGAGCATCGATGAGGCGTCGTATTGTGTTGCGGGACTGCGTAAGTCGGGACGGATGGTGAGTGTCGACTATCTCGGCGAGGACGTCACGGATGCGGACGCGGCGACTGCGACAGTCGAGGCATATGTGAAGCTGCTCGATGCGCTGGGGCGGCGCGACGAGCCGACCGGCGGGGTGCGGCCGCTGGAGGTTTCGATGAAGCTGTCCGCGCTGGGGCAGGCGCTGCCGCGGGATGGGCGGAAGATCGCGCTGGAGAACGCGCACACTATCTGCGCGCATGCGCAGCGCGTCGGGGTGTGGGTGACCGTCGACGCCGAGGACCACACGACCACCGACTCGACGCTGTCGATCGTGCGGGAACTGCGGACCGAATTCGACTGGCTGGGCACGGTGTTGCAGGCGTACCTGCGTCGCACCGCGCAGGACTGCGAGGAGTTCGCCGCGTCCGGTGCACGGATCCGGTTGTGCAAGGGGGCTTATGACGAGCCGAAGTCGGTGGCCTATCGGGAAGCCGACGCCGTCACCGACAACTACCTGCGCTGCCTGGAGACGTTGATGGCCGGGCGCGGCTATCCGATGGTCGCATCACATGATCCCGCGGTGATCGATGCGGTGCCCGGCTTGGCCGCGGCGCACGGCCGCGGGCCCGGTGACTTCGAGTACCAGATGCTGTTCGGCATCCGTGACCAGGAACAGCAGCGGCTGGCCGACGCGGGAAACGCTGTTCGCGTGTATGTGCCGTTCGGCACCGAGTGGTACGGCTACTTCGTGCGGCGGCTGGCCGAACGGCCCGCCAATCTGGCGTTCTTCCTGAGGGCGTTGGCGAGTCACTGA